In one window of Musa acuminata AAA Group cultivar baxijiao chromosome BXJ3-2, Cavendish_Baxijiao_AAA, whole genome shotgun sequence DNA:
- the LOC135630840 gene encoding probable protein S-acyltransferase 15 has protein sequence MGREKGRFMSPPVLLVISLIGFVYYTTVFIFIDDWLGLGTGPGLLNALIFSWLAFMCLFSFFVTVLTDPGGVPPSFAPETEDPQKDGECLRYCDKCSSYKPPRAHHCRVCRRCVLKMDHHCVWIGNCVGYANYKPYIVCVLHAAMASIYSMVIFVTSILGKDHDFKGISNKIFYILCASVTIMLSLAFGSLLGWHIYLLTHNLTTIEYRAAVRAMWLAKKSGQKYHHRFDLGIYKNLIMILGPNILKWFCPATAGHLKDGTQFPISKVDGQHPDS, from the exons GTCGCCGCCCGTGCTCCTGGTGATCTCGCTGATCGGATTCGTGTACTACACTACGGTGTTCATCTTCATCGACGACTGGCTGGGGCTCGGCACCGGCCCCGGCCTCCTCAACGCTCTGATCTTTAGCTGGCTTGCCTTCATGTGCTTGTTCTCGTTCTTTGTCACCGTCCTCACCGATCCAGGCGGCGTCCCTCCCTCTTTTGCTCCCGAAACGGAAGACCCCCAGAAGGAT GGTGAATGCTTAAGATATTGCGATAAGTGTAGCTCTTACAAGCCTCCACGAGCACACCACTGTCGGGTCTGCCGTCGGTGTGTGTTAAAAATG GATCATCACTGTGTGTGGATAGGTAATTGTGTGGGATATGCAAATTATAAGCCCTACATTGTCTGTGTCTTACATGCAGCCATGGCATCTATATATTCTATG GTGATATTTGTGACCAGTATTCTTGGAAAGGATCATGATTTCAAAGGAATCTCTAATAAGATATTCTAT ATCCTGTGCGCTTCAGTCACCATTATGTTGAGCTTGGCTTTCGGCAGCCTACTGGGTTGGCACATTTATCTCCTGACACATAACTTGACGACGATAGAG TATCGAGCAGCAGTAAGAGCAATGTGGCTTGCCAAGAAAAGTGGCCAGAAGTACCATCACCGGTTCGATCTTGGCATATATAAGAATCTCATCATG ATTCTGGGTCCAAATATCCTGAAATGGTTTTGCCCCGCAACAGCTGGCCATCTTAAAGATGGAACACAGTTTCCAATATCAAAAGTCGACGGTCAGCACCCCGATTCTTAA